From one [Ruminococcus] lactaris ATCC 29176 genomic stretch:
- a CDS encoding oleate hydratase, translated as MYYSAGTYEAFARPEKPEGADRKSAYIIGTGLAGLSAAFYLVRDGQVKGEHIHLLEKLDLAGGSCDGRKDVRKGFYMRGGREMDNHFECMWDMFRDVPSIETPGVSVLDEYYWLNKHDPNYSLCRASEKCGQDAHTDKKFTLDKDSALALSKLFMTPEKDLEDKKISEILPDSFWDTNFWLYWQTMFAFQRWSSALEMKRYLCRYCHHIDGLPDFSALRFTKYNQYESMILPLVKYLESHGVSVEYGMDVKNVVIKDENGKKTATQIIYEKAGKPGTIDLIEDDLVFITNGCCTDTSCYGDQNTAPDLSLIKNGTGESWDLWKNIAAQAKNGEYGNPDKFCDDFEATNWMSATVETSDEEIIQKIISICKRDPREGKVTTGGIVTVKDSTDNWYLSWTINRQPQFKAQDKNTVLIWVYALTTNKEGNYVKKAMRDCTGEEVCREWLYHIGVPTDQIDDWAKNRCNTTTCFMPYINAFFQPRKESDRPLVVPEGAVNFAFLGQFAETPRDTIFTTEYSIRTGMEAVYTLMNVDRGVPEVWGSKYDVRELLRAAYYAVDKKPIDELPLSLKEKVVLKKVIKAVEGTDLEILLKESGLLR; from the coding sequence ATGTATTATTCAGCAGGAACTTATGAAGCATTTGCAAGACCGGAAAAACCGGAGGGTGCTGACCGGAAATCAGCATATATCATTGGAACAGGATTAGCGGGGCTTTCAGCCGCTTTTTATCTGGTGAGAGATGGGCAGGTAAAGGGAGAGCACATTCATCTCCTTGAGAAACTGGATCTTGCCGGGGGCAGCTGCGATGGAAGAAAGGATGTCCGAAAAGGTTTCTATATGCGTGGCGGAAGAGAAATGGACAACCATTTTGAATGTATGTGGGATATGTTCCGTGATGTTCCTTCGATAGAGACACCGGGCGTCTCTGTTTTGGATGAGTATTATTGGTTAAACAAGCATGATCCGAATTACTCCCTTTGCAGGGCTTCTGAGAAATGCGGGCAGGATGCACATACAGATAAGAAATTTACACTTGATAAGGATTCAGCCCTGGCATTGTCAAAGTTGTTTATGACACCGGAAAAGGATTTGGAGGATAAGAAAATCAGTGAGATATTGCCGGATTCCTTCTGGGACACGAATTTCTGGCTATACTGGCAGACTATGTTTGCATTTCAAAGATGGTCATCTGCACTGGAAATGAAACGGTATTTGTGCAGATACTGCCATCATATTGATGGACTTCCGGATTTTTCCGCACTCCGCTTTACGAAATACAATCAATACGAGAGCATGATTCTTCCGCTTGTAAAATATCTCGAAAGCCATGGTGTGTCAGTCGAATATGGCATGGATGTCAAAAATGTTGTCATCAAAGATGAAAATGGTAAAAAAACTGCCACACAGATTATATATGAAAAGGCTGGAAAACCGGGTACAATTGATTTGATTGAGGATGATCTGGTCTTTATAACAAATGGATGCTGTACAGATACTTCCTGCTATGGAGATCAGAATACAGCACCGGATTTGAGCCTGATTAAAAACGGTACAGGCGAATCGTGGGATTTGTGGAAGAATATTGCTGCACAGGCAAAGAATGGTGAGTATGGTAATCCGGATAAATTCTGCGACGATTTTGAAGCAACAAACTGGATGAGTGCAACTGTGGAAACCTCGGATGAAGAGATTATCCAGAAGATTATCAGCATTTGCAAGCGTGATCCGAGAGAAGGAAAAGTAACAACCGGAGGAATTGTGACAGTGAAGGATAGTACCGATAACTGGTATCTTTCATGGACAATCAATCGTCAGCCGCAGTTTAAAGCACAGGATAAAAATACGGTTTTGATCTGGGTATATGCACTTACAACGAATAAAGAAGGAAATTATGTAAAGAAGGCAATGCGGGATTGTACAGGTGAAGAAGTTTGCCGTGAGTGGCTTTATCACATTGGCGTCCCGACAGATCAGATTGACGATTGGGCAAAAAATCGCTGCAATACAACAACCTGCTTCATGCCATACATCAATGCTTTCTTCCAGCCAAGAAAAGAAAGTGATCGTCCGCTTGTTGTTCCGGAAGGTGCTGTCAATTTTGCATTCCTGGGACAGTTTGCGGAGACACCGAGAGACACTATTTTTACGACAGAATACTCCATCCGTACAGGTATGGAAGCAGTTTACACACTTATGAACGTAGATCGTGGTGTTCCGGAGGTGTGGGGCTCGAAGTACGATGTACGTGAATTGCTGCGTGCTGCATATTACGCAGTTGATAAAAAACCGATTGATGAACTTCCGCTTTCTCTCAAGGAAAAGGTAGTCTTAAAGAAAGTAATAAAAGCTGTGGAAGGAACCGATCTGGAAATTTTGCTCAAGGAAAGTGGATTACTCCGGTAA
- a CDS encoding diguanylate cyclase: MKKVKSTALVIVLCLAVAAVCLSVRTETSPRKIVSAAVGYAWTDGTDRDLDALLQRADEKMYKNKQKMKRKRRTI; encoded by the coding sequence ATGAAAAAGGTGAAATCTACAGCTCTGGTGATTGTATTGTGCCTGGCAGTTGCGGCAGTCTGTCTCAGCGTCCGTACAGAGACATCACCTCGAAAGATAGTTTCAGCGGCAGTCGGATATGCGTGGACGGATGGGACAGACCGTGATCTGGACGCACTGCTTCAGAGAGCGGATGAAAAAATGTACAAAAATAAACAGAAAATGAAACGAAAGAGGAGAACGATTTGA
- a CDS encoding putative ABC transporter permease, producing the protein MNHYTIYELLWLFFLYSFGGWILETVLATLKQKKFANRGLVNGPYCVMYGFTAVLMTVGLQELTGFWLFLFAAVYATVVEWIGGHLMERIFKERWWDYSNVKWNLDGYICLPASLAWGGLGYIAVRWGNVLSLDLLHLLPELVMKILILVLLLFLCVDVFASFMLLTGISRNPKQWEETDAQIDKLSARLSSWISERVERRVKKAYPRVRKTEKKAAEKSDAFASGCGFYKIVLLFIIGAFLGDITETIFCRITMGVWMSRSSVVWGPFSIVWGLAIALVTALLYKYKDRSNTFLFLIGTLLGGAYEYLCSVFTEIFFGKVFWDYSNIPFNLGGRINLLYCFFWGIAAVVWFKRLYPPLEKWIERIPQKVGKIITWGLLVFMCCNIMVSCMALVRYDEREKGIRAETRWEHWTDEHYDDAKMKKIYPNAKGVKKGKTEEKDAGSKAAES; encoded by the coding sequence TTGAATCACTATACGATCTATGAACTATTATGGCTTTTCTTCCTGTATTCTTTTGGCGGATGGATACTGGAAACTGTTCTGGCCACATTGAAACAGAAAAAATTCGCAAACCGGGGACTTGTGAATGGTCCGTACTGTGTGATGTACGGATTTACGGCTGTTCTTATGACTGTGGGACTGCAGGAACTGACGGGATTCTGGCTTTTTCTTTTTGCAGCAGTTTATGCTACGGTTGTAGAGTGGATCGGCGGGCATCTGATGGAGCGGATCTTTAAAGAACGCTGGTGGGATTATTCCAATGTGAAATGGAATCTGGATGGATATATCTGTCTTCCGGCATCTCTGGCCTGGGGCGGACTGGGGTATATCGCTGTCCGTTGGGGCAACGTGCTGAGCCTGGATCTGCTGCATCTTCTCCCGGAGCTTGTGATGAAGATATTGATCCTGGTGTTGCTGCTGTTCCTGTGTGTGGATGTTTTTGCCTCTTTTATGCTGCTGACAGGGATCAGCAGAAATCCGAAGCAGTGGGAAGAAACGGATGCACAGATTGATAAGCTGAGTGCAAGATTAAGTTCCTGGATTTCTGAACGGGTGGAAAGGCGTGTGAAGAAAGCTTACCCGCGTGTACGGAAAACCGAAAAAAAGGCAGCAGAAAAAAGTGATGCCTTTGCATCCGGATGTGGATTTTATAAGATTGTATTACTTTTTATTATTGGTGCATTTTTAGGTGATATTACGGAGACGATTTTCTGCCGGATCACGATGGGGGTATGGATGAGCCGGAGCAGTGTGGTGTGGGGACCATTCAGTATTGTATGGGGACTGGCAATCGCATTGGTGACGGCATTGCTCTATAAATATAAAGACCGCAGTAATACATTTTTATTTCTTATAGGGACACTGCTTGGTGGTGCGTATGAGTATCTGTGTAGTGTATTTACAGAGATTTTTTTCGGGAAAGTCTTTTGGGATTACAGCAATATCCCATTTAATCTGGGTGGCAGAATCAATCTTCTTTACTGTTTCTTCTGGGGGATTGCTGCAGTAGTATGGTTTAAAAGGCTGTATCCACCGTTGGAAAAATGGATTGAACGGATTCCACAAAAGGTTGGAAAGATCATAACCTGGGGACTGCTTGTATTTATGTGCTGCAATATCATGGTTTCCTGTATGGCTCTGGTGCGGTATGATGAAAGAGAAAAAGGGATCAGGGCAGAAACCAGATGGGAGCATTGGACGGATGAGCATTATGATGATGCGAAGATGAAAAAAATTTATCCGAATGCAAAGGGTGTCAAAAAAGGAAAGACGGAGGAAAAAGATGCAGGATCAAAAGCAGCAGAATCATAA
- a CDS encoding IS3 family transposase produces the protein MTTKEIPASVGAKLLDINRTSIYYKTSPVSDEELACKEIIDHLHTDNPTWGARQMSAQLKNRGYHVGRRKARRYMNEMDIYPIYPKMNLSKRMQQAKGCPYLLRNAVIDAPNQAWSIDITYIPIRHGFLYLTAVIDWYSRCIVGWEVDDTLDTRMVINALKKAFAVSKPQILNSDQGCQFTSQKYIEFVKENGIRQSMDGKSRWADNIMIERWFRSFKYEEAYLTLYNNIKDARVAIGRYVHTYNFERCHSALDYKTPAECYYPAMLLPYAA, from the coding sequence TTGACTACTAAAGAAATCCCGGCATCTGTAGGAGCAAAACTGCTTGATATCAACCGTACAAGCATCTATTACAAGACTTCACCTGTATCAGACGAAGAACTGGCTTGTAAAGAGATTATCGACCATCTTCATACGGATAATCCAACCTGGGGTGCAAGGCAAATGTCTGCACAACTCAAAAACAGAGGTTATCATGTTGGGCGTCGTAAAGCACGCCGCTATATGAATGAGATGGATATTTACCCAATCTATCCTAAGATGAATCTTTCCAAGCGGATGCAACAGGCAAAGGGATGTCCTTATCTTCTTCGAAATGCCGTCATAGATGCACCAAATCAGGCGTGGTCTATTGACATTACATATATTCCAATCAGACACGGATTTCTGTATCTGACAGCTGTAATCGACTGGTACAGCCGTTGTATCGTAGGCTGGGAAGTCGATGATACCCTTGATACCAGAATGGTTATCAATGCTCTAAAAAAAGCATTTGCTGTGTCAAAACCACAGATTTTGAACTCTGATCAGGGTTGTCAGTTCACAAGTCAGAAATACATTGAATTTGTAAAAGAAAACGGTATCCGTCAGAGTATGGATGGAAAAAGCCGTTGGGCTGACAACATCATGATTGAGCGATGGTTCCGCAGCTTCAAGTATGAAGAAGCTTATCTGACGCTGTATAACAACATCAAGGATGCCAGAGTTGCTATTGGACGATATGTCCACACCTATAACTTTGAAAGATGCCATTCTGCCCTTGATTACAAAACACCGGCTGAATGTTACTACCCGGCAATGCTTTTGCCGTATGCAGCTTAA
- a CDS encoding Fic family protein, with translation MRTFNYSEIKKQKWDSDVLSLIAAIYKEAGKQEMYLKQRPEELEKLVEIAKIQSTEASNAIEGIVTTSTRIKQIVEEKTTPKNCDEQEIAGYRDVLNIIHESFDAIPITQNYILQLHKILYSHMNNPMAGRTKSVQNYISATYPDGHVETLFTPLAPYDTPQALDRICEEYNRVIGNMEVEPLIAIPIFIHDFLCIHPFNDGNGRMSRLLTTLLLYRNGFYVGKYISLEAKIAKNKDLYYDALGQAQIGWHEGTEAPVPFIKYLLGTVLAAYKDFEERFELVETKLPALETVRRATLHKIGRFTKQNIRELCPSLSVSSIEGSLRKLVASGELKREGSGKNTCYFRIK, from the coding sequence ATGAGAACTTTTAATTACTCTGAAATCAAGAAGCAAAAGTGGGATTCAGATGTTCTTAGCTTAATTGCAGCAATTTATAAAGAGGCCGGTAAACAGGAAATGTACCTGAAACAACGTCCTGAAGAATTAGAAAAACTGGTTGAGATTGCTAAAATACAAAGCACCGAGGCATCAAACGCAATTGAGGGAATTGTTACAACAAGCACTCGTATCAAGCAGATTGTAGAAGAAAAAACAACACCAAAGAACTGTGATGAGCAGGAAATTGCAGGGTATCGCGATGTTCTTAATATTATTCACGAAAGCTTTGATGCAATTCCTATCACACAGAATTATATTTTACAGCTTCACAAAATATTGTATAGCCACATGAATAATCCTATGGCCGGAAGAACTAAAAGTGTACAAAACTATATTAGTGCCACCTATCCAGATGGCCATGTAGAAACTCTGTTCACTCCACTTGCTCCATACGATACTCCACAAGCTTTAGATAGAATATGTGAGGAATATAATCGTGTCATTGGAAATATGGAAGTTGAACCCCTGATTGCAATTCCAATCTTCATTCATGACTTTCTTTGCATCCATCCGTTCAATGATGGAAATGGACGAATGAGCCGTTTGCTTACAACACTTCTGTTATACAGAAATGGCTTTTATGTTGGCAAGTATATTTCATTGGAAGCTAAGATTGCCAAGAACAAGGATCTGTATTACGACGCACTTGGTCAGGCACAGATTGGCTGGCATGAAGGGACAGAGGCCCCAGTGCCATTTATCAAGTATTTGCTTGGTACTGTTCTTGCTGCATACAAAGATTTCGAAGAACGTTTTGAACTTGTTGAAACAAAGTTGCCAGCTCTCGAAACAGTCAGACGAGCAACCTTACACAAAATAGGTCGCTTCACAAAGCAGAATATTCGTGAGCTTTGCCCTTCGCTTAGCGTCAGCTCTATAGAGGGCTCACTAAGAAAATTAGTCGCATCTGGTGAACTAAAACGTGAAGGCTCAGGAAAGAACACTTGCTATTTTAGAATAAAATAA
- a CDS encoding TetR/AcrR family transcriptional regulator, with protein sequence MSKATTKFAIAFAFKELLLEKSIDKITINDITEKCGINRQTFYYHFHDIYELIEWICETDADHVLKQNKTYDTWQEGFLAIFHLLKKDEPFVVNIYHNAPRGYIYRYLYKVTYQLIYNVLEEKAADMVVREEDKAFIADFYKYGFVGLVLEWIDKGMKEDPKQIIERLNALIQGSFAHALNNAKLNRS encoded by the coding sequence ATGAGCAAGGCAACGACAAAGTTTGCAATCGCATTTGCGTTTAAGGAATTATTATTAGAAAAATCAATTGATAAAATAACAATCAATGACATTACGGAAAAGTGTGGGATAAACCGTCAGACTTTTTATTATCATTTTCATGATATATATGAGTTGATTGAATGGATTTGTGAAACAGATGCAGATCATGTTCTGAAACAGAATAAAACATATGATACGTGGCAGGAAGGATTTCTGGCAATATTTCATCTACTGAAAAAGGACGAACCTTTTGTTGTCAACATCTATCATAATGCTCCGCGAGGATATATTTACCGTTATTTGTATAAAGTAACGTATCAGCTAATATATAATGTACTCGAAGAAAAAGCGGCAGATATGGTCGTGCGGGAAGAGGATAAAGCATTCATTGCAGATTTTTACAAATATGGGTTTGTTGGTCTGGTATTAGAATGGATTGATAAGGGAATGAAGGAGGATCCGAAACAGATCATAGAAAGATTAAATGCATTGATTCAAGGATCTTTCGCACATGCATTGAATAATGCAAAACTGAACAGGAGCTGA
- a CDS encoding response regulator: MEIGADNKDKIAERRFAEMNQTLRKEHLLQQDYYKELLDVQSCGVMAYTLPGHRIVHMNAEALRMYGYYDLILMDVQMPRMNGYDATRQIRKLRDQKKASIPVIVMTANAFEEDRNEAFAAGMDEHVAKSVEIINLPKP; the protein is encoded by the coding sequence TTGGAGATTGGAGCGGATAACAAGGACAAGATTGCTGAACGGCGGTTTGCAGAAATGAATCAGACGCTCAGAAAGGAGCATCTCCTGCAACAGGACTATTATAAAGAACTGCTGGATGTTCAAAGCTGTGGAGTGATGGCGTATACTCTGCCTGGTCATCGGATTGTTCATATGAATGCAGAAGCATTGAGGATGTATGGATATTATGATCTGATTTTAATGGATGTGCAGATGCCGAGGATGAATGGGTACGATGCAACGAGACAGATTCGAAAGTTAAGAGATCAGAAGAAAGCGTCTATACCGGTGATCGTCATGACTGCGAATGCATTCGAGGAGGACAGGAATGAAGCATTTGCTGCAGGGATGGATGAACATGTGGCAAAATCGGTAGAAATAATAAATTTGCCAAAACCATGA
- a CDS encoding transposase, translating to MSRQRRNFSAKFKSDLVIELLKGEKDLNTLATENNIQPNLLRNWKKEFLNNASAVFDDKRQENLKDKLAEERKEKAEYAKKVGQLTMQVDWLKKKSEEICGPDYESKFSPKPFDY from the coding sequence ATGTCCAGACAAAGAAGAAACTTTAGTGCCAAATTTAAATCAGACCTGGTAATCGAGCTGCTTAAGGGCGAGAAAGATCTCAACACCCTTGCAACCGAGAATAACATCCAACCAAATCTGCTCCGCAATTGGAAGAAAGAATTCCTTAACAATGCCTCTGCAGTATTCGATGACAAGCGTCAGGAAAACCTCAAAGACAAGCTTGCTGAAGAACGCAAGGAAAAGGCGGAGTATGCGAAAAAGGTTGGTCAGTTAACCATGCAGGTTGACTGGCTCAAAAAAAAATCTGAAGAAATTTGTGGACCTGACTACGAGAGTAAGTTTAGTCCAAAACCTTTTGACTACTAA